A stretch of the Pseudalkalibacillus hwajinpoensis genome encodes the following:
- a CDS encoding nuclear transport factor 2 family protein, whose translation MENLNKYFDLFDQSRTSDKAMEELNGLFSNDMVFVLNGQKKERIENWKLFMEHVFRNNRDIKHMYEGWKKVEGSDLYETPWAVCGKLSTGKVYTQTGKDIAKLNENGQITYLENVPDQKDMFQSYKEL comes from the coding sequence ATGGAAAATCTAAATAAATACTTTGATCTTTTTGATCAATCGAGAACGAGTGACAAAGCAATGGAAGAATTAAACGGGCTTTTCTCAAACGATATGGTGTTCGTGTTAAATGGTCAAAAAAAAGAAAGGATTGAAAATTGGAAGCTCTTTATGGAGCACGTGTTTAGAAATAATCGTGATATTAAACACATGTATGAGGGATGGAAAAAGGTAGAGGGAAGCGATTTGTATGAAACTCCATGGGCTGTTTGTGGCAAGCTCTCCACAGGAAAGGTTTACACTCAGACCGGGAAAGACATCGCGAAATTAAATGAAAACGGGCAGATCACGTATTTAGAGAATGTTCCCGATCAAAAAGATATGTTTCAATCTTATAAAGAGTTATAA
- a CDS encoding Bcr/CflA family efflux MFS transporter, giving the protein MLHNPTGKERFGLALLLGMLGIMGPLNIDMYLPSFPGIASDLNASASLVQLSLTTCLIGLAVGQIVIGPYSDGQGRRKPLLIFIFLFALFSILCAVAPNIITLVIARFLQGFTASAGVVLSRAVVRDVFSGRELTKFFALLMVINATAPMIAPIAGGAILLLPFATWNTIFYFLGILGLIIVTVIGFRLPETLPPEKRLPSTVKQSVRTMGSLLKDRSFIGYALTIGFVHGGSFAYVSGTPFVYQGIYNVSPQAFSILFGINGLAIISGSFMIGRLSAYFHERSLLRTAVITAVTATSFLLLMTIIEGPLATLVIPIFIYMTAMGMVLTSTFTLAMEKQGHRAGSASAVLGMLPLLFGSMVSPLVGINESTAVPMGAILFTTSSIGAILFFTLTKKNQVQATS; this is encoded by the coding sequence ATGCTTCATAACCCAACAGGAAAAGAACGGTTTGGTCTCGCGTTACTGCTTGGGATGCTCGGCATTATGGGTCCATTAAATATTGATATGTACCTTCCGAGTTTTCCAGGAATAGCGAGTGATTTAAATGCGAGCGCATCGCTCGTACAGCTTAGTTTAACCACCTGTCTCATTGGACTAGCAGTTGGACAAATTGTGATTGGCCCATATAGTGATGGACAGGGTAGACGTAAGCCATTATTGATATTTATTTTCTTATTTGCCTTATTTTCAATTCTTTGTGCGGTCGCACCTAACATTATTACGCTTGTGATTGCTCGTTTCCTTCAGGGCTTTACAGCTTCAGCGGGTGTTGTGCTCTCACGTGCCGTCGTTCGTGATGTTTTTAGCGGGAGAGAATTAACAAAATTCTTCGCGCTTCTTATGGTTATCAATGCGACAGCGCCAATGATCGCGCCCATTGCGGGAGGGGCGATTTTATTATTGCCGTTTGCGACTTGGAACACGATCTTCTATTTCCTTGGAATTCTTGGACTCATTATCGTGACGGTTATCGGTTTCCGACTACCAGAGACGTTACCGCCTGAGAAACGGCTGCCAAGCACGGTGAAGCAATCAGTGCGAACGATGGGAAGCCTGCTTAAGGACCGCTCCTTTATCGGATATGCGTTAACGATTGGCTTTGTCCACGGCGGTAGCTTTGCTTATGTATCTGGGACTCCATTCGTTTATCAAGGTATTTATAACGTTTCACCTCAAGCCTTCAGTATTCTGTTTGGAATTAACGGACTTGCGATTATTTCTGGTAGCTTCATGATTGGCAGGTTAAGTGCTTATTTTCATGAAAGAAGTCTTCTTCGTACGGCGGTTATTACAGCCGTCACCGCTACATCGTTTCTTCTTCTCATGACGATTATTGAAGGGCCACTCGCAACGCTAGTCATCCCGATCTTTATCTACATGACGGCTATGGGAATGGTACTTACAAGTACATTCACGCTTGCGATGGAAAAGCAGGGCCATCGCGCCGGAAGTGCAAGTGCGGTATTAGGCATGCTGCCGCTGTTATTCGGCTCAATGGTGTCGCCGCTTGTTGGAATTAATGAATCAACTGCGGTTCCAATGGGAGCGATATTGTTTACAACGTCTTCCATTGGTGCAATTCTCTTTTTTACACTTACGAAAAAAAATCAAGTTCAAGCGACTTCCTAA
- a CDS encoding RrF2 family transcriptional regulator: protein MQMKTGVEQGVYAILMLTFLPEKAVLPGEVISSQLGGSPTYFQKILRHLVNADLIASVPGKKGGFKLKQKASDIRIYDVYLAIEGKQSLYSSTGLFQDLLNIEEKEVDLLSNLMDEAEGSWQSILKRETIGSLHEEIMKKCPPESLEQLRASIYEKMVL, encoded by the coding sequence ATGCAAATGAAAACAGGTGTGGAGCAGGGCGTTTATGCCATCCTCATGCTGACATTTCTACCGGAGAAAGCAGTTCTACCTGGAGAGGTGATTAGCTCTCAACTTGGTGGGTCTCCAACTTACTTTCAGAAAATATTAAGGCATCTCGTTAATGCGGACTTGATTGCATCAGTGCCAGGTAAAAAGGGTGGTTTCAAGCTTAAACAAAAAGCGAGTGATATTCGAATCTATGATGTTTACCTTGCGATCGAAGGAAAGCAATCGCTGTATTCGTCGACGGGACTTTTTCAAGACTTGCTTAACATAGAGGAAAAAGAAGTCGATCTGCTATCGAATTTAATGGATGAAGCAGAAGGCTCCTGGCAGTCTATTTTAAAAAGGGAAACGATTGGGTCGCTTCATGAGGAAATCATGAAAAAGTGTCCCCCTGAAAGTCTTGAACAATTACGAGCTTCGATTTACGAGAAAATGGTTTTATAA
- a CDS encoding SDR family oxidoreductase, which yields MNNQNGQPKQTQPEQPGIESEMTPMPDQPHDYIGSHKLDQKVALITGGDSGIGRAVAIAYAKEGANVAINYLEKEQSDANETKKFVEKEGVKCLLIPGDVSEEKECKDLIDKTLDHFGKLDILVNNAAIQYPTESIEDISYEQWDQTFKTNVYSVFNMTKYAVPHLQKGSSIINTTSINPYTGNKVLIDYTSTKGAIVAFTRSMAANLVDKGIRVNMVAPGPIWTPLIPSTFDEDSVAEFGTDNPMGRPGQPSELFGPYVLLASDDGSYMTGQCIHVNGGDYMSS from the coding sequence GTGAATAATCAAAACGGTCAACCAAAACAAACGCAGCCGGAACAGCCTGGTATTGAATCTGAAATGACGCCAATGCCGGATCAACCCCATGATTACATAGGCAGTCACAAATTGGACCAAAAAGTAGCGCTCATTACTGGCGGTGATAGTGGAATCGGTCGCGCGGTTGCGATTGCTTATGCGAAAGAAGGCGCGAATGTTGCGATTAACTATCTTGAGAAAGAACAGAGCGATGCCAATGAGACGAAGAAGTTTGTTGAGAAGGAAGGCGTCAAATGTCTGTTGATTCCGGGGGATGTCTCGGAAGAAAAAGAATGCAAGGATTTAATCGACAAGACGCTCGATCACTTTGGTAAGCTTGATATTCTCGTCAATAACGCGGCGATTCAGTATCCAACGGAAAGCATTGAAGACATTTCCTATGAGCAGTGGGATCAAACGTTTAAAACAAATGTCTATTCTGTGTTTAACATGACGAAGTACGCAGTGCCGCATTTACAAAAAGGAAGCTCGATTATTAACACGACTTCCATTAATCCTTATACAGGAAATAAGGTGTTAATTGACTATACGTCAACAAAAGGTGCGATCGTGGCGTTTACACGCAGTATGGCTGCTAACCTTGTAGACAAAGGCATCCGTGTGAATATGGTGGCACCAGGGCCGATCTGGACACCGCTCATTCCATCTACATTTGACGAAGATTCCGTTGCAGAATTCGGAACGGATAATCCGATGGGACGCCCAGGTCAGCCGTCTGAACTGTTCGGTCCATACGTTTTACTAGCATCTGATGACGGTTCTTACATGACAGGCCAGTGCATTCACGTAAACGGTGGGGACTATATGTCTTCCTAA
- a CDS encoding sensor histidine kinase, which yields MKKQRNQSLLHQFTSWYVWQFIIALILIGIVVLGAIGFFLIDRTQDDVGAMEEKLLMIVREDDVQESLDEVLYPDHADYYVEIREDAKILAQSRGDDETLDISDEVNLPLFDQFIWNKEEGLFYRSDVSFTDGNIHLKVHMEDEFEFIQLIFFILLFTGIISIIIGSILIYQFTKKKLRPLLNMTDEVSKIDGSSDLQKRILEPSNPKELKELAGTFNQLLQELEEQFEREKSFVSNASHELRTPLTAFRGHLNLIKRWGKDDPTVLEKSIQALDDESNRMKHILEQMLTIARNEHLESRMENVNLTHIVERVISQFEGNKEIPLIGNLEKNVAVLGDAEQLRQIAVILVENAMRYTEVGTITVDLTHDDGAVLSVSDTGIGIPKEEQSKIFSRFYRVDKNRSRETGGTGLGLSIAKELVENHQGKLHVKSEVDVGSTFTVLLPLKKVSASIAE from the coding sequence ATGAAGAAACAACGAAACCAATCGCTGCTTCATCAATTTACCTCATGGTACGTGTGGCAGTTTATTATCGCCCTCATCCTAATCGGCATTGTTGTCCTTGGGGCCATCGGCTTTTTCTTGATAGATCGAACACAGGATGATGTTGGAGCGATGGAAGAAAAATTGCTGATGATTGTACGGGAAGATGATGTTCAGGAGTCACTTGATGAAGTATTGTATCCGGATCATGCCGATTATTATGTTGAAATCCGTGAAGACGCGAAAATTCTCGCGCAATCGAGAGGAGACGACGAAACACTAGATATAAGTGATGAAGTAAACCTGCCGTTGTTTGATCAGTTTATATGGAACAAAGAGGAAGGGTTATTCTATCGAAGCGATGTATCTTTTACCGATGGCAACATTCATCTGAAAGTCCATATGGAAGATGAGTTTGAATTCATTCAGCTTATTTTCTTTATTCTTCTTTTCACGGGGATAATAAGCATTATAATTGGCTCCATTTTGATTTATCAATTTACAAAAAAGAAGCTGCGCCCCCTTCTAAACATGACGGATGAAGTGAGTAAAATAGACGGTTCTTCAGATCTGCAGAAGCGGATTCTTGAACCTTCGAATCCTAAAGAGTTGAAGGAACTTGCCGGTACGTTCAATCAGCTACTTCAGGAGCTAGAAGAACAGTTTGAACGAGAGAAAAGCTTTGTTTCCAATGCTTCACATGAATTAAGAACCCCACTAACCGCATTTCGTGGTCATTTGAATTTAATTAAAAGGTGGGGGAAAGACGATCCAACTGTTTTGGAAAAGTCGATTCAAGCGTTAGATGATGAAAGTAACCGAATGAAGCATATTTTAGAACAAATGCTCACGATCGCTCGTAATGAACATTTAGAAAGTAGGATGGAGAACGTCAATCTTACTCATATCGTTGAGCGTGTGATCAGTCAATTCGAAGGAAATAAGGAAATCCCTCTTATCGGAAATCTTGAAAAGAATGTCGCTGTGTTAGGAGATGCTGAGCAGCTTCGGCAAATTGCGGTTATTTTAGTTGAAAACGCCATGAGGTATACGGAGGTAGGGACGATCACGGTTGACTTAACACATGATGATGGTGCTGTACTAAGCGTTTCCGATACTGGTATCGGCATTCCAAAAGAGGAACAGTCGAAAATCTTTTCACGATTCTATCGCGTTGACAAAAACCGCTCACGTGAAACGGGAGGAACCGGACTAGGTCTTTCCATCGCAAAGGAGTTAGTGGAGAACCATCAAGGTAAGCTCCATGTGAAAAGTGAAGTCGATGTGGGAAGTACGTTTACAGTCTTATTGCCTCTGAAAAAAGTTTCTGCTAGCATCGCGGAATGA
- a CDS encoding ABC transporter ATP-binding protein — MLKRFFSYYRPYKWLFILDFVSAIIVGVLELAFPLAVNQVIDRLLPEGNWGIILLACAGLLLIYLINTGLHFIVTYWGHKLGINIETDMRQKLFTHMQKLSFGYYDNSKTGHSISRLTKDLEEIGEVAHHGPEDVFVAVMTLLGSFGLMLMINWKLAVLSFIVIPLLIILAIYFNKKMTKTFRRMFQDVAEINSRVEDSIGGIRVVQAFANEHHEQEKFRQNNESYRSTKLQSYKIMAQNVMSNYLLMRVVTLFTLLFGTFFVISGELTYGEFVAFILLSNILIGPIQKINAVIESYPKGIAGFKRYTEIIDTDPDIQDSEDAIEMALSGEIRYQDVSFGYEGYAPVLNKINLSIQPGETVAFVGPSGAGKTTLCSLLPRFYEIQSGAITINGIDVRELKLSSLRSQIGIVQQDVFLFSGTFRENIAYGNLLAGDEEILEAARKAKLDDFIYSQPDGLDTVIGERGVKLSGGQKQRLAIARMFLKNPPILILDEATSALDTETEVAIQKSLEELTEGRTTLVIAHRLATIKNADRIMVVTKDGIAEQGNHAELIESSGIYSRLHKAQFG, encoded by the coding sequence TTGCTCAAACGCTTCTTTTCTTATTACCGGCCATACAAATGGCTATTTATCCTTGATTTCGTATCCGCCATCATCGTCGGAGTGTTGGAGCTTGCTTTTCCACTTGCGGTGAACCAGGTAATCGATCGGTTACTTCCTGAGGGGAATTGGGGCATTATTCTTCTCGCGTGTGCAGGGTTGCTCCTCATTTACTTAATAAATACAGGCCTGCATTTTATCGTCACCTATTGGGGACATAAGCTCGGGATCAACATTGAAACAGATATGCGTCAGAAGCTGTTTACGCATATGCAAAAGCTATCATTTGGTTACTATGATAATAGTAAAACCGGTCACAGCATTTCAAGACTTACAAAAGATCTCGAAGAAATTGGCGAGGTAGCGCATCATGGCCCAGAGGACGTCTTTGTGGCGGTGATGACGCTGCTTGGTTCATTTGGATTGATGCTGATGATTAACTGGAAGCTTGCCGTTCTTTCCTTTATCGTTATTCCACTTCTTATTATTCTCGCCATCTACTTTAATAAAAAGATGACGAAAACATTCAGACGCATGTTTCAGGATGTTGCTGAAATTAATTCCCGTGTAGAAGATAGCATCGGAGGGATTCGCGTCGTTCAGGCGTTTGCAAATGAACACCATGAACAGGAGAAGTTCCGTCAAAACAATGAGAGCTATCGCTCAACTAAGCTTCAATCGTATAAAATTATGGCGCAAAACGTCATGTCGAACTATTTGTTAATGAGAGTCGTTACGCTATTTACGCTGCTGTTCGGTACCTTTTTCGTTATTTCTGGAGAGCTCACGTATGGTGAGTTCGTTGCGTTTATTTTATTATCAAATATTCTCATCGGACCGATCCAGAAAATTAATGCCGTTATTGAAAGCTATCCGAAAGGGATTGCCGGATTTAAGCGTTATACCGAAATCATTGATACTGATCCTGACATACAGGATTCGGAAGATGCGATTGAAATGGCGCTTAGCGGAGAAATTCGCTATCAAGATGTCTCGTTTGGCTACGAGGGTTACGCGCCTGTATTAAATAAAATCAACTTATCTATACAGCCAGGTGAGACGGTTGCGTTTGTTGGCCCGTCTGGAGCTGGCAAAACAACGCTTTGTAGTTTGCTGCCTCGCTTTTATGAAATTCAGAGTGGTGCGATAACGATTAATGGGATCGATGTGAGAGAATTGAAGTTATCCTCTCTTAGAAGTCAAATTGGGATCGTGCAGCAGGATGTGTTCCTGTTCTCAGGAACGTTTCGCGAGAACATCGCTTATGGGAATCTTTTAGCGGGAGATGAAGAAATTCTTGAAGCAGCGCGGAAAGCAAAGCTAGATGATTTTATTTATAGTCAGCCAGACGGATTGGATACGGTGATTGGTGAAAGAGGTGTGAAGCTTTCTGGTGGTCAGAAACAGAGGCTTGCGATCGCGCGCATGTTCTTGAAAAATCCACCGATTCTTATTTTAGATGAAGCGACTTCTGCCCTCGACACCGAAACGGAAGTAGCGATTCAAAAGTCACTGGAAGAACTAACGGAAGGGCGCACGACGCTTGTGATTGCCCACCGTCTTGCAACAATTAAGAATGCTGATCGAATTATGGTTGTGACGAAGGATGGGATTGCCGAGCAAGGAAACCATGCGGAGCTTATCGAATCCAGCGGTATATACAGCCGTCTGCATAAAGCCCAGTTTGGGTGA
- a CDS encoding DEAD/DEAH box helicase, translated as MDIQLNKNRIKEMCGDLSFKKGEAYYRSNKVSFQCNQNDRCEATVHGTEDFFVSVIKDQNGQLQTECSCPSLATFQKDCQHIAAVLIAIQQFQQAQEENKADNRELTEDFMTLFTKDGSKKSGHQRYFEKRTVLDAVFTCKPVSLNDQAMLGIEVAIEQTKVPRIRDFLSHVKEGKPSEISANFTYDTNLHCFSIEADAILHHLIRVASDEEAFLESAPYTSTDHTSRDTLIISPSSWLSLITLLTKAPNVKLQHNGHSFERLNVIDGSPPIRFIVDESDADSCQVTIKGLERMTILNAYQSMIYHGTVFQLEERDFHRIVELKQMLPSPGTNYIPIPYTQIDHFLEKVVPDLKRMGNVELSRAFREKFMRTPLKARLYLDRIRNRLLAGLEFQYEEVVIQPLENRDVPGSTIIRDVEKEEEILAMMEESGFSKTDGGYLMQNEELEYEFLYHTVPKLQSLLQLYATTAVRNRLVRKKTYPKINVKVKKRERTNWLEFKFEMDGISDNQIREILAALEEKRKYYRLRSGSLLSLETKEMEDIHHFLTTVPPQEQLEPYFSLPVTKGANLMDAIEQKNIFQADQSFREFLDSMRHPSRMEFEVSPELEGILRDYQIQGYEWMKTLASYGFGGVLADDMGLGKTLQSITFIVSELAAIREQKKPVLIVCPSSLTYNWYNEMKKFAPELQTLIIDGNQSTREKLQQTVEGMDVIITSYPLLRRDVKWYETKSFHTVFFDEAQAFKNPSTQTARAVKKINADHRFGLTGTPVENAIEELWSIYHVVFPELFKGIKAYGNLTKKTIARRVRPFLLRRMKEDVLAELPDKLESLELTDLLPEQKKLYAAFLAKLKTDTLKHLDRDTISKNRIKILAGLTRLRQICCHPALFVDGYKGSSAKFEQLLQIVEESRRSGRRILIFSQFTKMLQIIGRELAARGQNFFYLDGETPSMERVEKCNRFNNGERDVFLISLKAGGTGLNLTGADTVVLYDLWWNPAVEEQAADRTHRIGQDKVVNVMKLVARGTIEEKMNDLQEKKRELIGEIIDSDEKANTNLTEEDIREILMEG; from the coding sequence ATGGATATTCAACTAAACAAAAATCGAATCAAAGAAATGTGTGGGGATCTCTCTTTCAAGAAAGGGGAGGCTTATTACCGTTCAAATAAAGTATCCTTTCAATGCAATCAAAATGATCGGTGTGAGGCCACGGTTCATGGAACGGAAGATTTTTTCGTATCGGTAATCAAGGATCAAAATGGACAGCTTCAAACGGAATGCAGCTGCCCTTCCCTTGCAACTTTCCAAAAAGATTGTCAGCACATTGCGGCTGTCCTCATTGCGATCCAACAGTTTCAGCAAGCACAAGAGGAAAACAAGGCTGATAATAGAGAGCTTACAGAAGACTTCATGACGCTATTTACGAAGGACGGTTCAAAAAAGAGCGGCCATCAACGCTATTTTGAAAAAAGAACGGTGCTTGATGCGGTATTTACATGTAAACCTGTTTCGCTAAACGATCAGGCTATGCTTGGGATAGAAGTAGCGATTGAACAAACAAAAGTGCCTCGCATTCGCGACTTTCTTTCTCATGTGAAAGAGGGGAAGCCTAGTGAAATTTCCGCGAACTTTACTTATGATACAAATCTTCACTGTTTTTCAATTGAAGCAGATGCGATTCTTCATCACCTTATTCGAGTCGCTAGTGATGAGGAGGCCTTTCTAGAATCAGCGCCATACACATCCACCGATCACACGTCGAGAGACACCTTGATCATCTCGCCATCTTCGTGGCTCAGTCTGATCACTTTGTTAACAAAGGCGCCTAACGTTAAACTCCAACATAACGGTCATTCCTTTGAGCGTCTCAACGTGATCGACGGCTCACCACCGATCCGGTTTATCGTAGATGAGTCGGATGCGGACAGTTGCCAAGTCACGATTAAAGGACTCGAACGCATGACCATTTTGAATGCGTATCAATCGATGATCTATCATGGAACGGTCTTTCAATTAGAAGAGAGAGATTTTCATCGAATCGTTGAATTGAAGCAGATGCTCCCGTCACCCGGGACAAATTATATTCCCATTCCTTACACACAGATTGATCATTTTCTTGAAAAAGTTGTACCTGATTTGAAACGAATGGGAAATGTAGAACTTTCGAGAGCCTTCCGTGAAAAATTTATGAGAACACCGTTAAAGGCTAGACTTTACTTAGATCGCATTAGAAATCGTCTGCTAGCGGGGCTTGAATTTCAGTATGAAGAAGTAGTGATTCAGCCGTTAGAGAATCGCGATGTGCCGGGTTCAACCATCATTCGAGATGTTGAGAAGGAAGAAGAAATTCTTGCGATGATGGAAGAGAGCGGATTTTCCAAAACGGACGGTGGCTATTTGATGCAAAATGAAGAGCTTGAGTATGAATTTCTCTACCATACCGTTCCAAAGCTTCAATCGCTGCTTCAGTTATATGCGACGACTGCTGTTCGGAATCGTCTCGTTCGCAAAAAAACATATCCTAAAATCAACGTAAAGGTGAAGAAGCGAGAACGAACAAACTGGTTAGAATTTAAATTTGAAATGGACGGCATATCTGACAATCAAATTCGAGAAATCCTAGCTGCATTAGAAGAAAAGCGGAAATACTATCGTCTTCGAAGTGGATCGCTCTTATCGCTTGAAACGAAGGAAATGGAAGACATTCATCATTTCTTAACGACCGTTCCTCCTCAAGAACAACTGGAGCCATATTTTTCCTTGCCCGTTACGAAAGGCGCAAATTTGATGGATGCGATTGAGCAGAAGAACATTTTTCAAGCAGACCAGTCGTTTCGTGAATTTCTCGATTCCATGCGGCATCCGAGTCGAATGGAATTTGAAGTATCGCCCGAATTAGAAGGGATTTTACGTGATTATCAAATTCAAGGATATGAATGGATGAAAACACTTGCGAGCTATGGATTTGGCGGCGTACTCGCAGATGATATGGGACTCGGAAAAACGCTGCAGAGCATCACCTTTATCGTATCTGAGCTTGCAGCCATTCGTGAACAGAAAAAGCCTGTTCTTATCGTCTGTCCATCATCCCTTACGTATAACTGGTACAATGAAATGAAAAAATTTGCCCCAGAGCTTCAAACGCTGATCATTGATGGCAATCAATCAACACGTGAAAAGCTTCAGCAAACGGTCGAAGGAATGGATGTTATCATCACGTCTTATCCGTTACTTCGTCGCGATGTGAAATGGTATGAAACGAAATCCTTCCACACCGTCTTTTTTGATGAAGCACAGGCTTTCAAAAACCCTTCAACTCAAACCGCACGGGCGGTAAAGAAAATCAACGCCGATCATCGCTTTGGACTCACGGGTACGCCTGTTGAAAATGCGATTGAAGAGCTCTGGTCGATTTATCACGTTGTTTTCCCTGAGCTTTTCAAGGGGATAAAAGCTTACGGGAACTTAACGAAAAAAACGATCGCGAGAAGAGTGCGGCCGTTCTTACTTCGAAGAATGAAAGAGGATGTTTTAGCAGAGCTTCCGGATAAACTCGAATCTCTAGAGTTAACAGATTTATTACCAGAGCAAAAGAAGCTATACGCCGCTTTCCTTGCGAAGTTAAAAACCGATACGCTCAAACACCTTGATCGAGATACGATTAGTAAGAATCGCATCAAAATTTTAGCTGGGTTAACAAGACTGCGCCAAATTTGTTGTCACCCCGCATTGTTCGTTGATGGGTATAAGGGGAGCTCAGCTAAATTCGAGCAGCTGCTTCAAATTGTCGAAGAATCAAGGCGTTCTGGTCGGAGAATATTAATTTTCTCTCAGTTTACGAAAATGCTTCAAATCATTGGGAGGGAGCTAGCCGCTCGTGGACAAAACTTTTTCTATCTTGATGGGGAGACGCCATCTATGGAAAGAGTGGAGAAGTGCAATCGGTTTAACAATGGCGAACGAGATGTCTTCTTGATTTCGTTAAAAGCAGGTGGAACAGGACTGAACTTAACTGGAGCGGATACGGTTGTGCTTTACGATCTTTGGTGGAATCCAGCCGTTGAAGAGCAAGCGGCAGATCGTACACACCGTATTGGTCAAGATAAAGTTGTCAACGTAATGAAGCTAGTAGCCCGCGGCACGATAGAAGAAAAAATGAACGACCTTCAGGAGAAAAAACGCGAGCTCATCGGGGAAATCATTGATTCAGACGAAAAGGCGAACACAAACTTAACGGAAGAAGATATACGAGAAATATTGATGGAGGGATAA
- a CDS encoding carbonic anhydrase, translated as MEKRFGTALNCIDGRTQIPVTQWLKAQYCLDYVDLITEPGMDRVLSHGPRCEIERIRKNTLISLTAHASQVIAVVGHFDCAANPVSKRQHFTDIAASTQVIKSWGFPVWVIGLWVDEYGRVEVVCE; from the coding sequence ATGGAGAAACGATTCGGAACGGCATTAAACTGCATAGATGGACGAACACAAATTCCTGTCACACAGTGGCTAAAAGCACAATATTGTCTTGATTACGTTGATCTTATTACAGAGCCAGGTATGGATCGCGTATTGTCCCATGGTCCACGATGTGAAATCGAGCGCATAAGAAAAAACACGCTCATTTCACTCACCGCTCATGCTTCTCAGGTTATTGCGGTCGTTGGTCATTTCGACTGTGCTGCCAATCCCGTAAGCAAGCGCCAACACTTTACAGATATCGCTGCTTCCACCCAAGTTATTAAATCATGGGGATTTCCAGTTTGGGTCATTGGTCTCTGGGTGGATGAGTATGGCCGGGTAGAGGTTGTTTGTGAATAA
- a CDS encoding DinB family protein translates to MNVLKEQYDLVKHTRKVLFHFCEQIDQDDYLKEVDGYGWGSIRNLHVHSAECYESWLGRFALEMQEPVVEVGDVTDVNEMRTVFERVDQLVYRFLEEYDERYDEKISRKVSWQEEEEELSPLWLMTHTITHEFHHKGQIVTLARALGYEPTDTDLLTPSDINRYLDYPEQG, encoded by the coding sequence ATGAACGTACTAAAAGAGCAATATGATTTAGTTAAACACACGCGTAAAGTTTTGTTTCATTTCTGTGAGCAAATCGATCAGGATGATTACTTAAAAGAAGTAGATGGATACGGATGGGGTTCGATTCGTAATTTACACGTTCATAGCGCAGAGTGCTATGAAAGCTGGTTAGGTCGCTTTGCTTTGGAAATGCAAGAGCCAGTCGTAGAAGTGGGTGATGTAACGGATGTAAATGAAATGAGAACCGTGTTTGAACGTGTTGATCAGCTCGTCTATCGTTTTCTAGAAGAATATGACGAGCGGTATGATGAGAAAATAAGTCGCAAGGTATCGTGGCAAGAAGAGGAAGAAGAGTTGTCTCCGCTATGGTTAATGACGCATACGATTACGCATGAATTTCATCACAAAGGGCAGATCGTAACACTTGCGCGAGCTCTAGGTTATGAACCGACGGACACCGATCTCTTAACGCCATCCGACATCAACCGCTATTTGGACTATCCTGAACAAGGATGA